A single window of Theropithecus gelada isolate Dixy chromosome 9, Tgel_1.0, whole genome shotgun sequence DNA harbors:
- the LOC112631987 gene encoding scavenger receptor cysteine-rich domain-containing protein SCART1-like — translation MAFLILPRVTQAMQRGLGRSEASPEEAIYDVIGEMPLAGLYEEIVEAEAVPQDEEDAGVVKGDTETAVSGEASNLLEGQSTRVEGGTNRPVSQGYDEAAFPLEEMTL, via the exons ATGGCCTTTCTGATTCTGCCTCGAGTCACACAAGCCATGCAGAGGG GTCTGGGAAGATCTGAGGCATCTCCTGAAGAAGCGATCTATGATGTCATTGGGGAAATGCCGCTAGCAGGACTGTACGAGGAAATCGTGGAGGCCGAGGCCGTGCCCCAGGATGAGGAGGACGCAGGTGTGGTGAAGGGGGACACAGAAACAGCAG TTTCAGGGGAGGCGTCTAACCTCCTGGAGGGACAGTCTACACGTGTGGAGGGAGGAACCAACAGACCCGTTTCTCAGGGATATGACGAGGCTGCGTTTCCACTGGAGGAGATGACATTGTAA